The Kribbella jejuensis genome segment CTCGCAGCTGAACGGTTGTGCGTCCTGCTTGGACGTCCACTCTCGGAAGGCGCGGCAGGCCGGGATCCCGGACCAGAAGCTGGCGGTACTGCCGGCCTGGCGGGAGACCGACCTCTACACCGATCGGGAGACCGCCGTGCTCGCGGTCGCCGAGGCGGGCACGCTGCTTCCGCTGACCGACGACCGGCGCGCGGACCTGGAAGCGGCACGGGCGATCCTCGGCGAGGATGCGTTCGTCGCGGCCGAATGGGTGACCGTCACGATCAACGCGTTCAACCGTATCTCGATCCTCAGCGAGCACCCGGTCCGTCCGCGCGATGCCGACGGCAAGCTGATCCCGTGAGCTCCCGACCGGAAGGACGACCATGAGCGACGAGCGTTTCGAAGTACAGAGCCGGCCGGAGGAATCCCGGTACGTCCTGGTCGACCACGAGGCCGCGGACCAGGTGATCGGCGAAGAGGACTACGTCGACGTCGAATCCGGCGACGACGTCCAGCGGGTCCTCTTCCACACCGCCGTCTCGGACGAGTACAGCGGCCAGGGTCTGGCGTCCGTACTGGTTCGTGCCGTGGTCGACGACGTGATCGCCCACGGCTACACGATCGTCCCGGTCTGCCCGTACGTCACGGCCTGGCTCCCCAAACACCCCGAGTACGCCGACCACGTCCTCAAACCCCACCCCCAACACCTACGCGCCGTCGCCGCCCGCACGAAGTAAAAAGTCGACGATCACTTCGGCTGTC includes the following:
- a CDS encoding carboxymuconolactone decarboxylase family protein — protein: MRPFLDKVMPEAWLAARAYVEAIRSAALERGLTEQEIEFLNLRCSQLNGCASCLDVHSRKARQAGIPDQKLAVLPAWRETDLYTDRETAVLAVAEAGTLLPLTDDRRADLEAARAILGEDAFVAAEWVTVTINAFNRISILSEHPVRPRDADGKLIP
- a CDS encoding GNAT family N-acetyltransferase; its protein translation is MSDERFEVQSRPEESRYVLVDHEAADQVIGEEDYVDVESGDDVQRVLFHTAVSDEYSGQGLASVLVRAVVDDVIAHGYTIVPVCPYVTAWLPKHPEYADHVLKPHPQHLRAVAARTK